GATGGTCGCCCAGGGCGTGCTCTGATCGACGTATCCTGCCGCCAGACGCATAGGACTCTGGCGCATAACGCCTCAACGATGGTGGGGGCAACGGACTCATTCCGTTGCCCCCACCATCGTTTATCTATCGTCTGTCACGCCTGTAATTGCGCGCACAGCAGCCGCGATACTGTCTCCATTTGTGTTTTTACACCTTTTTCAATTCGGATTTTACACCATTTTGGATTCGGATTTTATACCCCCGTCACCGCAGGACCAGACAAACCATCCATGAAATCCAGGAGGAAGCTCGTAATGCCTATCAGGGTTGGATGCAGAAGGCCGCATAGAGGGGGATGGAGCGGATGCCGTTGTCGATTCCGAAGTTCGACAGGCCAAACCTGCAGGGCAATCACACCAAGCAAGCCATCACCAGTTCCAGCACGACGTCCAACTCATCCTGCGGCACATAGCCAACCAGTTGCGCGTTACGGGATTTCAAATCAAGAGCCTTCAACTGCTCGGCTTGAGCAAAGCCCTCAATCTGCAAATCCGGAGAAATCGGATGGACTTCCGCATGCAGCGGATATCCATTATCCGTTGAAGTGATCGGACAGACCATGGTGAGGTTGCATACTCGATTGTAGCTTTCATTGCTCACCACGAGCAGATACCGTCGTTTGCGTTGCTCATGACCGGACGACGGATCAAGATCGGCCGCGACCACGTCGCCTCTGCGAAAGCCGTTCATATCGTCTCCGCTCCGACAGGGTCGCCGAATCCGTCTTCCTTCGCCTGGTAACCACCGTGGTAATCAGCAAACAGATCTGCGAGATTCGGCACCGCATATCGGCCAATCCGCGTGATACGGACGGTTTTAGGTTTGATGACGATATTGCCTCCGTCGGCTTCGATGGTGACCTCACTGCCTTCGCGCAATCCGGTCTGGTCGCGGATCTCTTTAGGAATGCGAATCGCCTCGCTATTGCCCCACTTCGCAATGGTCGCCATATCCCCACCACCTTTCCGAATGTATCTACTTAAGGATATACCTCCGAGGGGCAAACGGTCAAGAACGGCGAAGGACTCTTCCACATCTAACAGCGTCGCGCACCATAAATGCGAAAAAGTGTCGTTATCAACCGTTTTCCGCTACGCGAACTGGCTGTTGTAGAGGCGGGCGTAGGCGCCGTCGGCGGCCAACAGCTCGCGGTGCGTGCCCTGTTCGATGATGGTGCCGTGGTCCATCACCAGAATCAGGTCCGCGTCCACGATGGTCGACAGGCGGTGCGCGATCACGAAGCTCGTGCGCCCGTGCATCAGCGCGTCCATCGCCTTGCCGATCTCCTGCTCGGTGTGCGTGTCCACCGACGAGGTCGCCTCATCGAGGATCAGGATCTTCGGATCGCATAGGATCACGCGCGCGATGGTGAGCAGCTGGCGTTGGCCTTGGCTGATGTTCTCCGCGTCATTCGCCAGGCGGGTGTCATAGCCCTCGGGCAGCGTGCGCACGAAGTAGTCCACGCGCGCCATCTTCGCGGCGGCGACGATCTCCTCGCGCGTCGCCTCGGGCCGCCCGTAGGCGATGTTCTCGGCGATGGTGCCGTCGAACAGCCACGCGTCCTGCAGCACCATGCCGAAGTTGGCACGCAGGTCGGCGCGGTTCATGCGGTGCGTGTCCGCACCGTCAAGGCGGATGTGCCCGCCGTCGATCTCGTAGAAGCGCATGAGCAGGTTGATCAGCGTGGTTTTGCCGGCGCCGGTCGCGCCCACGATGGCCGTGCGATGGCCGGGTTCGGCGGTGAAGGTCACGTCCTTCATCAGCGGGCGGTCCGCGTCATAGCCGAAGCGCACGTGCTCGAAGTCCACGCGGCCGCTCACCGGCTCGCTCACCGTCTCCGGCTCGTCCGGCTCAGGCTCGATCTCGTCGGCGTCGAGGATGTCGAACACACGCTCCACCGAAGCCAGCGCGGATTGCAGGCTGTTGATGGTGAACGACATCTGCGTGAGCGGCTCGCTCGCCTGGTTGATGTATTGGAAGAACGCCTGGAACACACCCACGGTGAGCTGCCCGGCGGCCAGCATCAGACCGGCCATCACCGCGATGGCCACCTGCGAGAGGCGCACGATCAGGCGGATGGCGGGGCTGATCGCGTTGGTCATGAAGTCGGCCCGTCGCGTCGCGTCGGCCACGTCGCGCGTCGCCTCGTGGATGCGCGCGGCGCTCGATCCCTCCTGGTTGAAGGAGCGGATGATGGCACGACCGCTGTAGGCCTCCTCGACATGGCCGGTGAGCACTCCCACCGCGCGCTGACGTTCGGCGGCCAGCACCAGCGTCTTGCGCGAGACCAGACGCGTCACCAGCATCGAGAACGCGGCAAACACCACGAACACCAACGCCAGCCACACATTGATGACCACCATCATCACCACGGCGCCGGTCACCTGCCCGACGGCCACCAGCAGGCGCAGCAGACCGGTCTGCATGACCTCGCTCATCTTGTCGAGATCGTTGGTCACGCGGCTGATGATGCGTCCGGGCTGGTTCGCGTCATAGTAGCGCAGCGGCAGTCGGGTGAGCTTGTCGCCCACGGCGTTGCGCAGCTTCAGGTTGATGCGTTCGGCGAAGCTGGCCATAATGAGGGTCTGCGTGGAGTAGAACGCCCATTCCAGCGTGTAGATCAGCAGCAGTATGGCGATCTGCATACCGCCGTCGTGCCAACCGATACGGAAGTTTTCGCCGCGTGTGAACGCCGCCTGGATCTTCTCCCACAGCAGGTCGAGCAGATAGGCGGTGTACATCGGTCCGGCCAGCGCGGCCACCACATAGCACACGATGGACGCGGAGACGACGAAGATGCGCCAATGCTGTTCCTTGGCCACATCCCACAGGCGGACGATGGTGGCTTTGATGTCGCGAGGAACCTCCAGCTCCTCATCGTCCGCGGCGCCCGCGACGGCGTTGATCTGCGATTCCTGCGTCATATCCTGCTGTTGCGTCTGGCTCATCGGTCCGTCTCCTTTCCCGCCTCGGCGACACGCATCTGCGAATAGGCGATTTCGCGGTATGTCGGGCAGTCGCGCATCAGTTCCTCGTGGGTGCCGCGACCCTGCACCTTGCCGTCCTCCAATACGACGATCTGGTCGGCGTGCACGATGGTGCTCACACGTTGGGCGATGATCAGCATGGCCGCATCGTCCATCTCGCTCGCCAAGGCCTTGCGCAGGGCGGCGTCGGTGGCGAAGTCCAACGCGGAGAACGAATCGTCGAAGATGGTCAGGTCGGCTTTTTTGGTCAGGGCGCGGGCGATGGCGAGACGCTGGCGCTGGCCGCCGGAGAAGTTCGTGCCGCCTTGCGCCACGCGGGTGTTCAGCCCGTCCGGCAGTTCGCGCACGAATCCGGCCTGCGCCACATCAAGCGCATGCCACAGCTCCTCGTCGGTGGCGTTCGCGTCGCCGTAGCGCAGATTGTCGGCGATGGTACCGGAGAACAGCCACGCCTTCTGCGGCACGTAGGCGATGCGGTCGCGCAGCTCGCGCTGGGTCACGTCGCGCACGTCGCGTCCGCCGATCAGCACCCGGCCGTCGGTCGCGTCGATCAGACGCAACATCAGGCGGGCGATGGTCGACTTGCCGGAGCCGGTGGGGCCGATGATCGCGGTGGTCTGGCCGCGCCGGCAGGAGAAGGTGAGGTCCTGTAGGGTGTCTTCGGCACCGTCTGCGAAACGGAAGGTGAGGTGGTCGAAGCACGCCACCTTGGGATGCGCCAGGTCAAGGTCCGACTTGGCTTCGACGGCGGGATCGACGGCGGCATTCCGCTCCTGGCGGGAGGTTTCCGGGTCGGTGATATCGGGCGTGGTGTCGATGACCTCGCGGGCGCGATTCAGACACACGAAGGCGCGCGGCACCATGAACATCACGAATCCCGCCATCATGACGTAGAACAGAATCAGCACCGCGTATTCGATCAACGCCGTGATGTCGCCGATCTGCATGGCATGCGCACCCACACGGTCGCCGCCGAGCCACATCACCGCGACGATCACGATATTGATCAGGAAGAACGAGAAGCTGTCGAGTCCGGCGAACAGGGTGTTCACCCGGATCGCGCTGGTCGCATAGTCGGAGAACGCCGTATCGAGCCGCTGGCGTTCGTGGCGGTCGCGGCCGAAGGCGCGGATCACGCGCACGCCGGTGATGTTCTCGCGCAGCACGGTGTTCATGCGGTCGATGAAGCGCTGCAGACGCTCGAAAATCGGCGCCGCCTTGAGCACGGCCGCGGCGGTGAGCGCCACGACCACCAGCACCACGACGAGCAGCACCCATCCCATCATCGCATCGATCGAGAACGACAACGCGATGCCCATCACGCACATGATGGGCACGGGGATGAGCATCTGGAAGCTCATCATCAGGGTCTGCTGCACCACGTTGATGTCGTTCAGCGTGCGCGTGATCATCGAACCGGTGCCGAAGCGCTTGAAGTCGCCGTCGGAGAACCGCAGCGTCGAATCGTAGATCGCGTCGCGCATATCGCGGCCGACGTTGGCGCACAGTTTGGCGCACAGGTAGCTGCCGCCCAGCGCCCCGGCGCCGGAGACCACGGTGATGGCGAGCATGGCCACGCCCATGGGCAGGATGTGTTCGGTGCCTCCGTCCGCACCGACATTGATCATCTCGGCCAGAATCGTGGGCACGAGCAGCGCGCCCGCCACGTCGAGCAGCAGCGCGAACAACGTCGCGGCGATCAGGCCCTTATAGGGTTTCAGAAATCGGAACAGTACTCTCATGCGGGTATTCACTCCTTTTCGTATCCGCATTCGATACATGGTTGACGCCGCCCCATGGCGGCTGGTGGTTGCCGTCTACTGACGGATGGTCTGGTCGAGCAGCGACGTGTACCGCCGCATCAGGTCGATGAGCAATTCGGCGTTGTCTTCGCCGATCTCCTCCAAGGCCGTCTGCTCGGCCACGGCGATGGGCCGCACATTGCGTTCGACGAAGCTTCGTCCGTCCTCGGTTAGTTCGAGCACCTTGTCGCGTCGGCTGCCGTCGGCCAGACGGATCATGATCAGTCCACGACGCTCCAGTTGCTGTACCGCTGAGGTGACGGTCTGCTTGCTGTACTGCCAATCGCTTGACAGCTCCTTCTGCGGCATCGGCGCGGCGGAGCACATCAGTCCGTACATCACGCAGAATCCGCAGTCGGACAGACCCGACCGCCGGGCGGCCTCATGATAGGCGTGGTCGATCTCCTTCCACATCTGGTTGAACCGCTCCAGCAACGCCGGTATGCCGCGTTCCGGCACAACCGACCTATCATGCTCCGGTTGAGCCGACGTATCGCCCGCCATATCTCGCCTCCCGTCCATATGCGACATCCATTTGTCCGAACTCGGACAAACCGCCATCATAGTCCGATTTCAGACAAATGCAACCGGAACCGACATCCGACACACCGAACCCGGTTCGGACTCGAATTGGAGGCTCACTCGCCCGTTTCCGGATTCCCACCGGCTCCGCCGAAGGAATCGGCGGTGAGCCGCAGGCGATGATGACGGTGGTACAGTCCCGCGAGAATCGGCAGCGCCAGCACAGCCGCCGCGAACGGCCACAACACCATGGCGATGATGAACGAGGTGGAGAACAGACCCAGATATGCGATCACCCTCCCACTGTAGCGCGCCGCCCATCCGCAACGATTTGACATAACGAAGCGCCCACGCTTCCCGAATGCAGCGTTCACCACAATCTATCTTTCAATCTATCATTCCACCCCCTATATGATAGATTGAATGATAGAATAAAGATAGATTAGGCAACCAACCGCAGATCGGATGAACATGTCGCTACCAACACAGGAAAGCCTGACCATCGAATTCAAAAGCGAAACCTCCCGAGCAATCTCTAACACCGAAATTGTGGATAACGTAGTGGCGCTATCAAACACGGACGGCGGCGATTTGTTTCTCGGCATCGAGGATGACGGAACACCCACAGGAGTCGCACACCAACATCGCAACATCGACCAATTGGCGGCATACTTGTTCAACCACACCGTTCCGCCCATACAGGTACGCCCTTCGCTAATCCAAGCGGATGACAAGACCATCGTACGAATCAGCGTGGATGCTAGCACCCAACTGATATGCTCCAACGCAGGCAGGGTCACACATCGCGTCATCAAGATGGACGGTACTCCCGAAGTCGTGACCATGTATCCATATGAGTTCGTATCGCGGCTGTCATCAATCGGGCAGTACGATTACAGTGCGCAACCAGCGCCGGGCGCCCGACTGGACGACCTCGACGCATACGCCCGGGATGCACTTCGCGAGCAAATCCTTTCATCGGGCGCCGACACAAGCTTGCTTGAACTGGATGACGCGACATTCGACGGCGCACTGGGGTTCCGCACCAACAATTCGCAAACCGGCGAAAGCACACCCACCATAACCGGCTTATTGATGATTGGCGAACAACAAGCGCTGAAACGTTGCATACCAACCGCAACCGTCGTATTCCAAGTAATGCGGGACGGCGCACCCGCCGTGGACGAAACGCTTCAACTGCCGCTGACACGGGCCATCCCACGCCTCAACGAGCTGATGCAACCATGGAATCACGCCACTGAGCGCATGGTAGGCATGACCCAGCAAGACATCATGGATTACAACCGCGACGCGTTGCGGGAAGCGATGCTTAACGCCCTATGCCACCGCGATTACTCTATGCTCGCACCTGTGCATATTCAACTTGACGAAATAGGGCTTACCATCTCAAGTCCCGGCGGGTTCATGCGCGGCATCGACGCGAGCAATCTGTTAACCGTGACGCCCACCCCCCGCAATCGAGCCCTCACCGATGCATTGAAGCGTTGCGGATATGTCGAACGCACCGGGCGAGGAGTGGACAGAATCTATGCGGGATCCGCAGCAACAGGACGTCCGTTCCCCGATTATTCACAATCCACCAATGAGCGCGTAGTGGTCTTCCTGCGCAAGAGTACACCAGATGCGCGATTCATGGACATGCTCGATCAAGCTCAACAACGGCGAGGCACCCGTCTCAACACCGAGGATTTCCTTGTCATGGCGGCGATACGCGCCACTGGGCAAATCAACATCACTGAAATACGACAGGCGACCACACTGGATTTAGGTCGTATCACCGCCGCGCTCGAAGCGCTGGTCGCCGATGGCACCGTGACATGCGACGCCGACCTATACTCTTTGGCAGACAGCCCAGATACGGCAGTCGACATCGTCGTCACAAGCAACAACGCCAGTCCCTCTACCGATCGGGACCGGAACCAAATCCTCTCATTGGCAAAATCCAATAACGGCATCATCACCACACGGCAGGTGATGGAACTGTTCGACATCAACTATCTCACTGCATATCGCCTACTCAAAAACCTGCAGGACGATGGGATACTCACCCACGATGGCAAAGGACGATATTCGAGGTTCCTGTTGCATGCCTGAACCATAGTGACGGCCCCCTAACCACAATCGTCACAGACGAATAGGCACATGTCAATCTATCTTTCAATCTATCAAATGAAAGATTGAAAGATAGATTGACGCAAGATTGAATGATAGGTGGCCTTTGCCATCCCGCATCGGCGAATATCTCAACGACGGCGTCGCAACCTGACGTGTTCGACCTGCCGTATGAGACTCCTCCGCGCGAACCAACCATCGCGCCCGGCAGTATGCGAAGGGCCCCTTCCTTGGGAAGGAGCCCTATATCACAACATCACAATGCTTAGTCGTCGGATCAGTCGTCGCCGAGGGTGACGTGGATGCCGCCGACCAAAGAGCTGACCACGTTGTAGATCAGCGCGACGATGCTCATCAGCAAAGTGATCACCACGACTTCGATAATCGAGAAGATCGTCACCGCGCTGAGCACGGTGCTCAGGGTGAACACGTTCTCCAGATCGAGTCCGCCGGCGTCCAGACCGGTGGACGACACCATCTGCGTGATCTGGTCGAACACGCCCACGACGTTCAGCATCAGCCAGATGATCGCCGTGGCGACGACCTGGATGATGCCGCCCGCGATCGACATCATGAACGTGACCTTGGCCACCGACCACGCGTCGAGGCGGGTCAGCGACAGGTTCATGCGGCGGGCTCGCGGAGTGCCGCGACGCACCGGACGCGGACGGCTGGCGGACGGGGACGCGGACGCGCTTTTGGAGGCCGACCGGGCGACACGGGCGACGGGCTCGTGCTTCTCGTCCGCGCCGGCCCGCTCACGCTCGCCATGGTCGCCGTGCTCTCCGTGACCTTCCTGATCGTTCTGATCGTCCATGAACGGATGCTCGATCTCGGACTCGTTGTCTACGATGTTCTCGCTCATCGTCGGACTCCTTCTCGCGCTGTACCTGAAGCTCCTCAAGCCGAGGCTACCAGTGTTTCGCGACGATTATTCGGCGCTTTCCGGGTTGTTCACATTCTCAGCAGACTCAGCAGACTCGCTCGGCTCGGAAGCGGCAGGTGCGGCGGATTCCGCCGACTGCGCGTCCGCTGCCGTCGCATCGGCGGCGTCCTTGGCCTCGTCCTCATCGTCCTTCTCCGCGTTCAGCGCGATGGAGATGATCTCGTCGCCCTTGTCGGGCTTGGCCAGCGTCACGCCCTGGGTGTTGCGGCCGGTGCGCTTGACCTCGGCCACATCGGAGCGGATCACCTTGCCGGACTTCATGATGGCCATCACCTGATCGTCCTCGGAGACGACCAGCGCGCCGACCAGGGAGCCGCGCCCCTCGGCCAGCTGCACGGCCTTGACGCCGAAGCCGTTGCGGCCCTGCAGACGATACTCGCTGATGGCCGAACGCTTGGCGAAGCCCTCGTTCGTCACCACAAGCAGATCCTTGTCGGTGTCGCCCCAGACCACATCCATGGCCAGCAGCTCGTCGCCTTCGCGGAACTTCATGCCCTGCACGCCGGCGGTCTGGCGGCCCATCGGGCGCAGCTGGTCGTCGTCGGCGCGGAATTTGAGGCTCATGCCGAGCTTGGAGACGAGGATGATGTCATCCTCGGCGTTGCACAGCCGGGCGCCGATCAGCTCGTCGGCGTTCTCGCCGTTCTCGTCGGCCATCAGACGCACGGCGATCAGACCGCCCTGACGCGGCGAATCGTATTCGGCCAACGCGGTCTTCTTGATCTTGCCGCTGCGGGTGGCGAGCACCAGATACTTCGTCACCTCGTAATCCGGGATGGACAGCACGGTCTGGATCGTCTCGTCAGAGGCGAACTGCAGCAGATTCGCCACATGCTGGCCCTTGGAGTCGCGCGATCCCTCGGGCAGCTCGTACGCCTTGATGCGGTACACGCGGCCCTTGTTGGTGAAGAACAGCAGCCAGTTGTGCGTGGAGGTGAGGAAGAAGTGGTCCACCACATCGTCCTCGCGCAGGCGCGTGCCCTTGATGCCCTTGCCGCCGCGATGCTGGGCGCGGTATTCGTCGGCCTTGGTGCGCTTGATGAAGCCGGAGTGCGTGACGGTGACCAC
Above is a window of Bifidobacterium eulemuris DNA encoding:
- a CDS encoding type II toxin-antitoxin system PemK/MazF family toxin; translation: MNGFRRGDVVAADLDPSSGHEQRKRRYLLVVSNESYNRVCNLTMVCPITSTDNGYPLHAEVHPISPDLQIEGFAQAEQLKALDLKSRNAQLVGYVPQDELDVVLELVMACLV
- a CDS encoding AbrB/MazE/SpoVT family DNA-binding domain-containing protein, translated to MATIAKWGNSEAIRIPKEIRDQTGLREGSEVTIEADGGNIVIKPKTVRITRIGRYAVPNLADLFADYHGGYQAKEDGFGDPVGAETI
- a CDS encoding ABC transporter ATP-binding protein — translated: MSQTQQQDMTQESQINAVAGAADDEELEVPRDIKATIVRLWDVAKEQHWRIFVVSASIVCYVVAALAGPMYTAYLLDLLWEKIQAAFTRGENFRIGWHDGGMQIAILLLIYTLEWAFYSTQTLIMASFAERINLKLRNAVGDKLTRLPLRYYDANQPGRIISRVTNDLDKMSEVMQTGLLRLLVAVGQVTGAVVMMVVINVWLALVFVVFAAFSMLVTRLVSRKTLVLAAERQRAVGVLTGHVEEAYSGRAIIRSFNQEGSSAARIHEATRDVADATRRADFMTNAISPAIRLIVRLSQVAIAVMAGLMLAAGQLTVGVFQAFFQYINQASEPLTQMSFTINSLQSALASVERVFDILDADEIEPEPDEPETVSEPVSGRVDFEHVRFGYDADRPLMKDVTFTAEPGHRTAIVGATGAGKTTLINLLMRFYEIDGGHIRLDGADTHRMNRADLRANFGMVLQDAWLFDGTIAENIAYGRPEATREEIVAAAKMARVDYFVRTLPEGYDTRLANDAENISQGQRQLLTIARVILCDPKILILDEATSSVDTHTEQEIGKAMDALMHGRTSFVIAHRLSTIVDADLILVMDHGTIIEQGTHRELLAADGAYARLYNSQFA
- a CDS encoding ABC transporter ATP-binding protein translates to MRVLFRFLKPYKGLIAATLFALLLDVAGALLVPTILAEMINVGADGGTEHILPMGVAMLAITVVSGAGALGGSYLCAKLCANVGRDMRDAIYDSTLRFSDGDFKRFGTGSMITRTLNDINVVQQTLMMSFQMLIPVPIMCVMGIALSFSIDAMMGWVLLVVVLVVVALTAAAVLKAAPIFERLQRFIDRMNTVLRENITGVRVIRAFGRDRHERQRLDTAFSDYATSAIRVNTLFAGLDSFSFFLINIVIVAVMWLGGDRVGAHAMQIGDITALIEYAVLILFYVMMAGFVMFMVPRAFVCLNRAREVIDTTPDITDPETSRQERNAAVDPAVEAKSDLDLAHPKVACFDHLTFRFADGAEDTLQDLTFSCRRGQTTAIIGPTGSGKSTIARLMLRLIDATDGRVLIGGRDVRDVTQRELRDRIAYVPQKAWLFSGTIADNLRYGDANATDEELWHALDVAQAGFVRELPDGLNTRVAQGGTNFSGGQRQRLAIARALTKKADLTIFDDSFSALDFATDAALRKALASEMDDAAMLIIAQRVSTIVHADQIVVLEDGKVQGRGTHEELMRDCPTYREIAYSQMRVAEAGKETDR
- a CDS encoding MarR family winged helix-turn-helix transcriptional regulator — encoded protein: MAGDTSAQPEHDRSVVPERGIPALLERFNQMWKEIDHAYHEAARRSGLSDCGFCVMYGLMCSAAPMPQKELSSDWQYSKQTVTSAVQQLERRGLIMIRLADGSRRDKVLELTEDGRSFVERNVRPIAVAEQTALEEIGEDNAELLIDLMRRYTSLLDQTIRQ
- a CDS encoding RNA-binding domain-containing protein, which encodes MNMSLPTQESLTIEFKSETSRAISNTEIVDNVVALSNTDGGDLFLGIEDDGTPTGVAHQHRNIDQLAAYLFNHTVPPIQVRPSLIQADDKTIVRISVDASTQLICSNAGRVTHRVIKMDGTPEVVTMYPYEFVSRLSSIGQYDYSAQPAPGARLDDLDAYARDALREQILSSGADTSLLELDDATFDGALGFRTNNSQTGESTPTITGLLMIGEQQALKRCIPTATVVFQVMRDGAPAVDETLQLPLTRAIPRLNELMQPWNHATERMVGMTQQDIMDYNRDALREAMLNALCHRDYSMLAPVHIQLDEIGLTISSPGGFMRGIDASNLLTVTPTPRNRALTDALKRCGYVERTGRGVDRIYAGSAATGRPFPDYSQSTNERVVVFLRKSTPDARFMDMLDQAQQRRGTRLNTEDFLVMAAIRATGQINITEIRQATTLDLGRITAALEALVADGTVTCDADLYSLADSPDTAVDIVVTSNNASPSTDRDRNQILSLAKSNNGIITTRQVMELFDINYLTAYRLLKNLQDDGILTHDGKGRYSRFLLHA
- a CDS encoding DUF3566 domain-containing protein, coding for MSENIVDNESEIEHPFMDDQNDQEGHGEHGDHGERERAGADEKHEPVARVARSASKSASASPSASRPRPVRRGTPRARRMNLSLTRLDAWSVAKVTFMMSIAGGIIQVVATAIIWLMLNVVGVFDQITQMVSSTGLDAGGLDLENVFTLSTVLSAVTIFSIIEVVVITLLMSIVALIYNVVSSLVGGIHVTLGDD